DNA from Thermococcus argininiproducens:
CCCATAAAACTTTTCCACCCTGTTTGAACCATTCCGCTATTGCTTGGATCTCATCTGGTTGGAATGGACTTGTGGGTTGACCAAGAATGAGCATATCAACGTTTGCAAGAGCATCAGCGGTTATTTTCTCCCCAAGGTGCTTTATTCCAAGAGTATCTGCTGCTAGGGGATCGCCAAAGTAGGCCCACTCGACATCTATAATGGTCTTGACAATTCCGTGTGCAAGTGTCCTATTGGTTCCATATTCTAACACATCTTCTGCAAGATATTTCTCGTTTTCGCCATGGGCTAAATCGACTGCGACTGTTGTTGCACTAGCAAAAGCCATACCAAAAAGACCAAACAATACAAAAACCGAAATTAGTATTGAAAGCTTTCTCATGGTGTTCACCAGAGTATTTTATAAAACTTGAAAGTTATAAAATTTTTGACCATTCGACAATTTTGTTCATTGATGGAAAAATTTCTTGTTGTGGAGAAAAATACTTAAAAGACTCGTGATATAGTGGGGTAAAGGTGGTGTGTGATGGATATTGAAAAAAAGATAGAGCTTATTACAAGAAAACCTACCGAAGAAATTCTGACCGTGAATAATTTGAGGTATCTTCTAGAAATAGGGATTCCTTTACAACATTACATAGGATTTGAGATAAGTGGTTACATTCATCTTGGAACTGGATTAATGGCGGGAGCAAAGATAGCAGACTTTCAGAAAGCAGGAATTAAAACAAGAATTTTTTTGGCAGACTGGCACTCTTGGATAAATGATAAGCTTGGTGGAGATTTAGAGGTTATTCAAAAAGTTGCGCTAAGTTATTTCAAAGAAGGAATGAAACAGAGCATTAAAGTAATGGGTGGGGACCCAGACAAAGTTGAATTTATTCTAGCAAGCGAGATTTTAGAGAAGGGAGATTACTGGAGAACAGTGATAGATATCTCAAAGAATGTTACACTGGCGAGAATGATGCGCTCAATAACCATAATGGGTAGACAGATGGGGGAAGCAATTGATTTTGCGAAATTGATATATCCTGCAATGCAAGTAGCAGATATATTCTACCAGGGAGTTAACATTGCTCATGCTGGAATGGATCAAAGAAAGGCCCATGTTATTGCAATTGAGGTGGCAGAGAAGTTAAAATACCACCCACTCAAGTGGAATGAGAAAAAAGTTAAGCCAGTTGCTGTTCATCATCACC
Protein-coding regions in this window:
- a CDS encoding tyrosine--tRNA ligase; translated protein: MDIEKKIELITRKPTEEILTVNNLRYLLEIGIPLQHYIGFEISGYIHLGTGLMAGAKIADFQKAGIKTRIFLADWHSWINDKLGGDLEVIQKVALSYFKEGMKQSIKVMGGDPDKVEFILASEILEKGDYWRTVIDISKNVTLARMMRSITIMGRQMGEAIDFAKLIYPAMQVADIFYQGVNIAHAGMDQRKAHVIAIEVAEKLKYHPLKWNEKKVKPVAVHHHLLLGLQEPPKWPIESEEEFKEIKAAMKMSKSKPYSAVFIHDTPEEIKQKLRKAFCPAKEVNYNPVLDWAEHIIFREEPTEFTIHRPAKFGGDVTYTTFEELKRDFAEGKLHPLDLKNAVAEYLIELLKPVREYFEKHPEPLELMREIKITR